In Bradyrhizobium lablabi, one DNA window encodes the following:
- the kynU gene encoding kynureninase: MTSREACVARDLVDPLRAFRDRFVIPEGVIYLDGNSLGPMPRAAASILNHTIEKEWGQDLIRSWNSAGWFDMPARLGDRVGALIGAAPGQTLVCDTTSINLYKAIHAAIGLRPDRDVVIAEDESFPTDLYIIEGAMKSAGRPMQRRLIGSDGPSIEALIDRNVAVAVLSHVNYRTGELLDMAAITKRLHDAGALVVWDLCHSVGVVEIDFDRHAVDFAVGCTYKYLNSGPGAPAFISVAKAHQGTAQHPLSGWWGHAAPFAFDRDFRPDSGIKRFLCGTQPIISMRAVEAALDAMGRVEVTALRQKSLALTELFMSRVSALLPGLDIVTPRETSLRGSQVGIEFDKGFAVVQAMIERGVIGDFRAPDLMRFGFAPLYVRFEDVWDAAEILADCIKAEVWRDPRYNRKLEVT, encoded by the coding sequence ATGACTTCTCGCGAGGCGTGCGTCGCGCGCGATTTGGTCGATCCGCTCCGCGCCTTCCGCGACCGTTTTGTCATTCCCGAGGGCGTGATCTATCTCGATGGCAATTCGCTCGGTCCGATGCCGCGAGCCGCGGCAAGCATCCTGAACCATACGATCGAAAAAGAGTGGGGCCAGGATCTCATCAGGAGCTGGAATAGCGCGGGATGGTTCGACATGCCGGCCCGGCTCGGCGACCGCGTCGGAGCGCTGATTGGCGCGGCGCCAGGTCAAACGCTGGTATGCGACACCACGTCGATCAATCTCTACAAGGCGATCCACGCCGCCATCGGATTGCGACCCGATCGCGACGTGGTCATCGCCGAGGACGAGTCGTTCCCGACGGACCTCTACATCATCGAAGGTGCCATGAAGTCCGCGGGCCGTCCGATGCAGCGGCGATTGATCGGCAGCGACGGCCCATCGATCGAAGCCTTGATCGATCGGAACGTCGCGGTCGCGGTGCTCTCGCATGTCAATTACCGCACCGGCGAGCTGCTCGACATGGCCGCCATCACCAAACGCCTGCACGACGCCGGCGCGCTGGTGGTGTGGGACCTCTGTCATTCCGTCGGCGTGGTGGAAATCGACTTCGACCGTCATGCCGTCGACTTCGCAGTCGGCTGCACCTACAAATATCTCAACAGTGGGCCGGGAGCTCCGGCATTCATTTCCGTCGCAAAGGCCCATCAGGGCACTGCTCAACATCCATTATCGGGCTGGTGGGGTCATGCCGCCCCCTTTGCCTTTGATCGCGACTTTCGGCCCGACAGCGGCATCAAGCGGTTTCTATGCGGAACGCAGCCGATCATTTCGATGCGCGCCGTGGAAGCGGCTCTCGACGCCATGGGGCGCGTCGAGGTGACGGCCCTGAGACAGAAGAGCCTCGCTCTTACCGAACTTTTCATGAGCCGCGTCAGCGCACTGTTGCCGGGCCTGGATATCGTGACGCCGCGCGAGACATCGCTACGCGGCAGCCAGGTCGGGATAGAATTCGACAAGGGTTTTGCGGTGGTCCAGGCGATGATCGAGCGCGGCGTGATCGGCGATTTCCGGGCGCCTGACCTGATGCGGTTTGGCTTCGCGCCGCTCTATGTTCGTTTCGAAGATGTTTGGGATGCCGCCGAAATACTCGCCGACTGCATCAAGGCAGAGGTGTGGCGCGATCCGCGCTATAACCGGAAGCTCGAAGTAACCTGA